In the Hippoglossus stenolepis isolate QCI-W04-F060 chromosome 14, HSTE1.2, whole genome shotgun sequence genome, one interval contains:
- the LOC118120760 gene encoding serine/arginine-rich splicing factor 11 isoform X3 gives MSLLAPANAVAGMMPGGGLLPTPNPLASMGGTPFGGLGGPNMEQMAAMGMQGPNMNPQALSADFLKLMQSMDPKLNSLAAGLNLNPGLKSDASNKEIEEAMKRVREAQSLISAAIEPGNKKDDKRKHSRSRSRSRRRRTRSRSRHRRSKSRSRRRSHSRSRRRSKSPRRRRSHSRERNRRSRSRDRRKEEKSKKRSKTPPKSYSSARRSRSISRRHKRSRSASRSPKRKVSRSPSPKRHKKEKKKDKEREKERDRGRREDRDRSRDERERSTSKKKKSKDKERDRERKSDSEKGDVKVTRDYDEEEQGYDSEKEVEEDDDDERKSDSDSASSPKGQEEMERSEGQIPKKSKQNGDDHHQEDMEMSD, from the exons ATGTCGCTGCTGGCTCCAGCCAACGCCGTGGCAGGAATGATGCCTGGTGGAGGCCTTCTCCCAACACCCAATCCTCTGGCATCA ATGGGCGGGACGCCATTTGGAGGTCTGGGAGGTCCCAACATGGAGCAAATGGCTGCCATGGGAATGCAGGGACCAAACATGAACCCCCAG GCTCTTTCTGCAGATTTTCTGAAGCTCATGCAGTCCATGGATCCCAA ATTGAATTCATTAGCAGCCGGACTGAACTTGAATCCAGGGCTGAAGAGCGACGCCTCCAACAAGGAGATTGAAGAGGCTATGAAGAGAGTCCGAGAAGCTCAGTCTCTCATTTCTGCAGCCATCGAACCTGGAA ATAAGAAAGATGACAAGCGTAAACATTCCCGCTCCCGTTCACGCTCTCGGCGCAGGCGGACCAGATCTCGCTCAAGACACAG ACGTTCGAAGAGCAGGTCTCGGCGAAGGTCCCATTCTCGGAGTAGGAGGAGGTCCAAGAGCCCACGAAGGAGGAGGTCCCACTCCCGGGAGAGGAACCGCCGCAGCAGGTCAAG GGacaggagaaaggaggaaaagtCTAAGAAAAGGTCCAAAACGCCTCCTAAGAGCTACAGCAGCGCCAGGAGATCTCGAAGCATCAGTCg GCGACATAAGCGAAGCCGCAGTGCGTCTCGATCCCCCAAGAGGAAGGTGTCCCGCTCTCCATCACCCAAACG TcacaagaaagagaagaagaaggacaaggaGCGCGAGAAGGAGCGGGacagaggcaggagggaggacagggacCGCAGCAGAGACGAAAGAGAACGTTCCACcagtaaaaagaagaagagcaaagaCAAGGAACGGGACCGAGAACGCAAGTCAGACAGCGAGAAAGGAGACGTCAAG GTGACCCGGGATTATGACGAGGAGGAACAAGGTTACGACAGTGaaaaggaagtggaggaagatgATGACGACGAGAGGAAGAGCGACTCCGACTCGGCCTCGTCTCCCAAAGGCCAAGAGGAGATGGAGCGTTCCGAGGGTCAGATTCCCAAAAAGTCCAAACAGAACGGAGACGATCACCATCAGGAAGACATGGAGAtgagtgattaa
- the LOC118120758 gene encoding ankyrin repeat domain-containing protein 13C isoform X2: MTGEKVRSLRKDQRPSKDEDLLEPDEEAATGTFAASKTSSKSRASKIFSNHKLVKSSSTQQQQQQQNQQVNDNTNALSTSDVIDDNNKNPILRTGHDFPVHECVFKGDVRRLSSLIRTQNIAQKDVHGNTPLHLAVMMGNKECAHLLLAHNAPVKVKNAQGWSPLAEAISYGDRQMITALLRKLKQQSRESVEDKRPKLLKALKELGDFYLELHWDFQSWVPLLSRILPSDACKIYKQGINIRLDTTLIDFTDMKCQRGDLSFIFNGNAIPSESFVVLDNEQKVYQRIHHEESEMETEEEVDILMSSDVYSATLSTKSITFSRAQTGWLFREDKTERVGNFLADFYSVNGLVLESRKRREHLSEEDILRNKAIMESLSKGGNLIEQNFEPVRRQSLTPPSPNTISWEEYISSDNGRAPHLGRELTCKESKKNFKATIAMSQDFPLGIESLLNVLEVIAPFKHFNKLREFVQMKLPPGFPVKLDIPVFPTITATVTFQEFRYDEFEATIFTIPNEYKEDPSRFPDL; the protein is encoded by the exons ATGACCGGGGAGAAGGTCCGCTCCCTGCGCAAGGACCAGAGGCCGAGCAAGGACGAGGACCTCCTGGAGCCGGACGAGGAGGCTGCCACCGGGACCTTCGCCGCCTCCAAGACCAGCAGCAAGAGCCGAGCGAGTAAAATCTTCAGCAATCACAAGTTGGTCAAGTCGTCGtccacgcagcagcagcagcagcagcagaaccagcaggTTAACGACAACACCAACGCGCTGTCCACGTCGGATGTCATCGATGACAACAACAAGAACCCCATCCTCCGAACCGGCCACGACTTCCCGGTGCACGAGTGCGTGTTTAAGGGAGATGTCCGCCGCCTGTCCTCGCTCATCCGGACGCAGAACATCGCGCAGAAAGACGTGCACG GAAACACTCCGCTGCATCTCGCTGTCATGATGGGCAACAAAG AGTGTGCACACCTGCTGCTGGCCCACAATGCaccagtgaaggtgaagaaCGCTCAGGGATGGAGTCCCCTTGCAGAAGCCATCAGCTACGGAGACCGGCAGATGA tcACGGCGCTGCTGAGGAAGCTGAAGCAACAGTCCAGAGAGAGTGTGGAGGACAAGAGGCCCAAGCTGCTGAAAGCCTTGAAAGAG CTTGGTGACTTTTACTTGGAGCTTCACTGGGACTTCCAAAGTTGGG TGCCTTTGCTCTCCAGAATCCTGCCTTCAGACGCCTGTAAGATCTACAAGCAGGGCATCAACATCAG actgGACACCACCCTGATAGACTTCACAGACATGAAGTGCCAGCGCGGTGACCTTAGCTTCATCTTCAATGGAAACGCCATCCCCTCCGAGTCTTTTGTCGTGCTGGACAACGAACAGAAGGTTTACCAGCGGATACACCACGAg GAGTCAGAgatggagacggaggaggaagtTGACATCCTGATGAGCAGCGACGTTTACTCTGCCACGCTCTCCACCAAGTCCATCACTTTCTCAAGGGCGCAGACTGGCTGGCTGTTCAGAGAAGACAAGACG GAGCGCGTGGGAAATTTCCTGGCAGATTTCTACTCTGTGAACGGCCTGGTCCTCGAGTCCAGGAAGAGACGGGAGCATCTGAGCGAGGAGGACATCTTGAGGAACAAAGCCATCATGGAGAGCCTGAGCAAAGGAGGGAACCTCATAGAGCAGAACTTTGAG CCCGTGAGGAGACAATCTCTAACCCCCCCATCACCCAACACTATATCCTGGGAAGAATACATCAGTTCTGACAATGGAAG AGCTCCTCATCTGGGACGAGAGCTGACCTGCAAAGAGAGCAAGAAAAACTTCAAAGCAACCATCGCCATGAGCCAAGACTTCCCTCTGGGCATCGAATC GTTGTTAAATGTTCTGGAGGTGATTGCTCCCTTCAAGCACTTTAATAAACTCAGGGAgtttgtgcagatgaagctccCCCCTGGTTTTCCTGTTAAACTCG ACATCCCCGTCTTTCCCACCATCACGGCCACGGTGACGTTCCAGGAGTTTCGCTACGACGAGTTTGAGGCGACCATCTTTACCATTCCCAACGAGTATAAAGAAGACCCCAGCCGCTTccctgacctttaa
- the LOC118120758 gene encoding ankyrin repeat domain-containing protein 13C isoform X1, translated as MTGEKVRSLRKDQRPSKDEDLLEPDEEAATGTFAASKTSSKSRASKIFSNHKLVKSSSTQQQQQQQNQQVNDNTNALSTSDVIDDNNKNPILRTGHDFPVHECVFKGDVRRLSSLIRTQNIAQKDVHGNTPLHLAVMMGNKECAHLLLAHNAPVKVKNAQGWSPLAEAISYGDRQMITALLRKLKQQSRESVEDKRPKLLKALKELGDFYLELHWDFQSWVPLLSRILPSDACKIYKQGINIRLDTTLIDFTDMKCQRGDLSFIFNGNAIPSESFVVLDNEQKVYQRIHHEESEMETEEEVDILMSSDVYSATLSTKSITFSRAQTGWLFREDKTERVGNFLADFYSVNGLVLESRKRREHLSEEDILRNKAIMESLSKGGNLIEQNFERNHQSSPETVLSRWNLGPVRRQSLTPPSPNTISWEEYISSDNGRAPHLGRELTCKESKKNFKATIAMSQDFPLGIESLLNVLEVIAPFKHFNKLREFVQMKLPPGFPVKLDIPVFPTITATVTFQEFRYDEFEATIFTIPNEYKEDPSRFPDL; from the exons ATGACCGGGGAGAAGGTCCGCTCCCTGCGCAAGGACCAGAGGCCGAGCAAGGACGAGGACCTCCTGGAGCCGGACGAGGAGGCTGCCACCGGGACCTTCGCCGCCTCCAAGACCAGCAGCAAGAGCCGAGCGAGTAAAATCTTCAGCAATCACAAGTTGGTCAAGTCGTCGtccacgcagcagcagcagcagcagcagaaccagcaggTTAACGACAACACCAACGCGCTGTCCACGTCGGATGTCATCGATGACAACAACAAGAACCCCATCCTCCGAACCGGCCACGACTTCCCGGTGCACGAGTGCGTGTTTAAGGGAGATGTCCGCCGCCTGTCCTCGCTCATCCGGACGCAGAACATCGCGCAGAAAGACGTGCACG GAAACACTCCGCTGCATCTCGCTGTCATGATGGGCAACAAAG AGTGTGCACACCTGCTGCTGGCCCACAATGCaccagtgaaggtgaagaaCGCTCAGGGATGGAGTCCCCTTGCAGAAGCCATCAGCTACGGAGACCGGCAGATGA tcACGGCGCTGCTGAGGAAGCTGAAGCAACAGTCCAGAGAGAGTGTGGAGGACAAGAGGCCCAAGCTGCTGAAAGCCTTGAAAGAG CTTGGTGACTTTTACTTGGAGCTTCACTGGGACTTCCAAAGTTGGG TGCCTTTGCTCTCCAGAATCCTGCCTTCAGACGCCTGTAAGATCTACAAGCAGGGCATCAACATCAG actgGACACCACCCTGATAGACTTCACAGACATGAAGTGCCAGCGCGGTGACCTTAGCTTCATCTTCAATGGAAACGCCATCCCCTCCGAGTCTTTTGTCGTGCTGGACAACGAACAGAAGGTTTACCAGCGGATACACCACGAg GAGTCAGAgatggagacggaggaggaagtTGACATCCTGATGAGCAGCGACGTTTACTCTGCCACGCTCTCCACCAAGTCCATCACTTTCTCAAGGGCGCAGACTGGCTGGCTGTTCAGAGAAGACAAGACG GAGCGCGTGGGAAATTTCCTGGCAGATTTCTACTCTGTGAACGGCCTGGTCCTCGAGTCCAGGAAGAGACGGGAGCATCTGAGCGAGGAGGACATCTTGAGGAACAAAGCCATCATGGAGAGCCTGAGCAAAGGAGGGAACCTCATAGAGCAGAACTTTGAG CGTAACCACCAGTCCAGTCCTGAAACTGTCCTGTCCCGCTGGAACCTTGGG CCCGTGAGGAGACAATCTCTAACCCCCCCATCACCCAACACTATATCCTGGGAAGAATACATCAGTTCTGACAATGGAAG AGCTCCTCATCTGGGACGAGAGCTGACCTGCAAAGAGAGCAAGAAAAACTTCAAAGCAACCATCGCCATGAGCCAAGACTTCCCTCTGGGCATCGAATC GTTGTTAAATGTTCTGGAGGTGATTGCTCCCTTCAAGCACTTTAATAAACTCAGGGAgtttgtgcagatgaagctccCCCCTGGTTTTCCTGTTAAACTCG ACATCCCCGTCTTTCCCACCATCACGGCCACGGTGACGTTCCAGGAGTTTCGCTACGACGAGTTTGAGGCGACCATCTTTACCATTCCCAACGAGTATAAAGAAGACCCCAGCCGCTTccctgacctttaa
- the LOC118120760 gene encoding serine/arginine-rich splicing factor 11 isoform X2, with product MNSSTHVIQVTNVSPSTTSEQMRTLFGFLGNIEELKLFPPDDSPLPVTSRVCFVKFLESESVGVSQHLTNTVFVDRALIVVPFAEGVIPDESKAMSLLAPANAVAGMMPGGGLLPTPNPLASMGGTPFGGLGGPNMEQMAAMGMQGPNMNPQALSADFLKLMQSMDPKLNSLAAGLNLNPGLKSDASNKEIEEAMKRVREAQSLISAAIEPGNKKDDKRKHSRSRSRSRRRRTRSRSRHRRSKSRSRRRSHSRSRRRSKSPRRRRSHSRERNRRSRDRRKEEKSKKRSKTPPKSYSSARRSRSISRRHKRSRSASRSPKRKVSRSPSPKRHKKEKKKDKEREKERDRGRREDRDRSRDERERSTSKKKKSKDKERDRERKSDSEKGDVKVTRDYDEEEQGYDSEKEVEEDDDDERKSDSDSASSPKGQEEMERSEGQIPKKSKQNGDDHHQEDMEMSD from the exons ATGAACTCCAGCACGCACGTCATTCAGGTGACTAATGTCTCCCCGAGCACGACCTCCGAGCAGATGAGGACTCTGTTCGGCTTCCTCGGGAACATAGAGGAGCTCAAACTGTTTCCTCCCGA TGACTCTCCCTTGCCTGTGACTTCACGTGTCTGTTTTGTAAAGTTCCTTGAGTCTGAATCGGTGGGAGTTTCTCAACACCTGACGAACACCGTCTTCGTGGACCGAGCCTTGATCGTGGTCCCCTTTGCTGAAG GAGTCATTCCTGATGAATCTAAAGCTATGTCGCTGCTGGCTCCAGCCAACGCCGTGGCAGGAATGATGCCTGGTGGAGGCCTTCTCCCAACACCCAATCCTCTGGCATCA ATGGGCGGGACGCCATTTGGAGGTCTGGGAGGTCCCAACATGGAGCAAATGGCTGCCATGGGAATGCAGGGACCAAACATGAACCCCCAG GCTCTTTCTGCAGATTTTCTGAAGCTCATGCAGTCCATGGATCCCAA ATTGAATTCATTAGCAGCCGGACTGAACTTGAATCCAGGGCTGAAGAGCGACGCCTCCAACAAGGAGATTGAAGAGGCTATGAAGAGAGTCCGAGAAGCTCAGTCTCTCATTTCTGCAGCCATCGAACCTGGAA ATAAGAAAGATGACAAGCGTAAACATTCCCGCTCCCGTTCACGCTCTCGGCGCAGGCGGACCAGATCTCGCTCAAGACACAG ACGTTCGAAGAGCAGGTCTCGGCGAAGGTCCCATTCTCGGAGTAGGAGGAGGTCCAAGAGCCCACGAAGGAGGAGGTCCCACTCCCGGGAGAGGAACCGCCGCAGCAG GGacaggagaaaggaggaaaagtCTAAGAAAAGGTCCAAAACGCCTCCTAAGAGCTACAGCAGCGCCAGGAGATCTCGAAGCATCAGTCg GCGACATAAGCGAAGCCGCAGTGCGTCTCGATCCCCCAAGAGGAAGGTGTCCCGCTCTCCATCACCCAAACG TcacaagaaagagaagaagaaggacaaggaGCGCGAGAAGGAGCGGGacagaggcaggagggaggacagggacCGCAGCAGAGACGAAAGAGAACGTTCCACcagtaaaaagaagaagagcaaagaCAAGGAACGGGACCGAGAACGCAAGTCAGACAGCGAGAAAGGAGACGTCAAG GTGACCCGGGATTATGACGAGGAGGAACAAGGTTACGACAGTGaaaaggaagtggaggaagatgATGACGACGAGAGGAAGAGCGACTCCGACTCGGCCTCGTCTCCCAAAGGCCAAGAGGAGATGGAGCGTTCCGAGGGTCAGATTCCCAAAAAGTCCAAACAGAACGGAGACGATCACCATCAGGAAGACATGGAGAtgagtgattaa
- the LOC118120760 gene encoding serine/arginine-rich splicing factor 11 isoform X1, which translates to MNSSTHVIQVTNVSPSTTSEQMRTLFGFLGNIEELKLFPPDDSPLPVTSRVCFVKFLESESVGVSQHLTNTVFVDRALIVVPFAEGVIPDESKAMSLLAPANAVAGMMPGGGLLPTPNPLASMGGTPFGGLGGPNMEQMAAMGMQGPNMNPQALSADFLKLMQSMDPKLNSLAAGLNLNPGLKSDASNKEIEEAMKRVREAQSLISAAIEPGNKKDDKRKHSRSRSRSRRRRTRSRSRHRRSKSRSRRRSHSRSRRRSKSPRRRRSHSRERNRRSRSRDRRKEEKSKKRSKTPPKSYSSARRSRSISRRHKRSRSASRSPKRKVSRSPSPKRHKKEKKKDKEREKERDRGRREDRDRSRDERERSTSKKKKSKDKERDRERKSDSEKGDVKVTRDYDEEEQGYDSEKEVEEDDDDERKSDSDSASSPKGQEEMERSEGQIPKKSKQNGDDHHQEDMEMSD; encoded by the exons ATGAACTCCAGCACGCACGTCATTCAGGTGACTAATGTCTCCCCGAGCACGACCTCCGAGCAGATGAGGACTCTGTTCGGCTTCCTCGGGAACATAGAGGAGCTCAAACTGTTTCCTCCCGA TGACTCTCCCTTGCCTGTGACTTCACGTGTCTGTTTTGTAAAGTTCCTTGAGTCTGAATCGGTGGGAGTTTCTCAACACCTGACGAACACCGTCTTCGTGGACCGAGCCTTGATCGTGGTCCCCTTTGCTGAAG GAGTCATTCCTGATGAATCTAAAGCTATGTCGCTGCTGGCTCCAGCCAACGCCGTGGCAGGAATGATGCCTGGTGGAGGCCTTCTCCCAACACCCAATCCTCTGGCATCA ATGGGCGGGACGCCATTTGGAGGTCTGGGAGGTCCCAACATGGAGCAAATGGCTGCCATGGGAATGCAGGGACCAAACATGAACCCCCAG GCTCTTTCTGCAGATTTTCTGAAGCTCATGCAGTCCATGGATCCCAA ATTGAATTCATTAGCAGCCGGACTGAACTTGAATCCAGGGCTGAAGAGCGACGCCTCCAACAAGGAGATTGAAGAGGCTATGAAGAGAGTCCGAGAAGCTCAGTCTCTCATTTCTGCAGCCATCGAACCTGGAA ATAAGAAAGATGACAAGCGTAAACATTCCCGCTCCCGTTCACGCTCTCGGCGCAGGCGGACCAGATCTCGCTCAAGACACAG ACGTTCGAAGAGCAGGTCTCGGCGAAGGTCCCATTCTCGGAGTAGGAGGAGGTCCAAGAGCCCACGAAGGAGGAGGTCCCACTCCCGGGAGAGGAACCGCCGCAGCAGGTCAAG GGacaggagaaaggaggaaaagtCTAAGAAAAGGTCCAAAACGCCTCCTAAGAGCTACAGCAGCGCCAGGAGATCTCGAAGCATCAGTCg GCGACATAAGCGAAGCCGCAGTGCGTCTCGATCCCCCAAGAGGAAGGTGTCCCGCTCTCCATCACCCAAACG TcacaagaaagagaagaagaaggacaaggaGCGCGAGAAGGAGCGGGacagaggcaggagggaggacagggacCGCAGCAGAGACGAAAGAGAACGTTCCACcagtaaaaagaagaagagcaaagaCAAGGAACGGGACCGAGAACGCAAGTCAGACAGCGAGAAAGGAGACGTCAAG GTGACCCGGGATTATGACGAGGAGGAACAAGGTTACGACAGTGaaaaggaagtggaggaagatgATGACGACGAGAGGAAGAGCGACTCCGACTCGGCCTCGTCTCCCAAAGGCCAAGAGGAGATGGAGCGTTCCGAGGGTCAGATTCCCAAAAAGTCCAAACAGAACGGAGACGATCACCATCAGGAAGACATGGAGAtgagtgattaa